Proteins co-encoded in one Nyctibius grandis isolate bNycGra1 chromosome 14, bNycGra1.pri, whole genome shotgun sequence genomic window:
- the NOC4L gene encoding nucleolar complex protein 4 homolog, with translation MARAAALASCLEAVLGSRSNANRVFEILELLAGQEEEEAVLCAARTCSRLFGALLERGELFVGQLPAEEASLADNYSAEDKYKIWMRHRYKDCVDCLGELMGHDAFQVKELSLCTLMKFVELEAQYPLIKVEWKGSLTFPRELLKVVVDGLLPLNEDASLLISRFQEYMEYDDIRYFVMKAVTESIGQVMQKTKERPLPFYQQNVFSLISPINMPNKESDMVKFMAKQDNWEELKVSKLQAHKQAFQKMWLGFLKHKLPTGLYKKVLVILHDSILPYMNEPTLMIDFLTVAYGIGGAISLLALNGLFILIHQHNLEYPDFYKKLYSLLDPSIYHVKYRARFFHLADLFLSSSHLPAYLVAAFIKRLSRLALTAPPEALLMVIPFICNLFRRHPACKVLVHRPNGPEDMSEDPYIMEEEEPSASRALESCLWEIQSLQNHYHPDVAKAAAVLNQSLSEIEDDISGLLELSAYELFDREVKKNVADVPLEFEQIRGLFGKKNDIFSEHFTLD, from the exons ATGGCGCGGGCCGCCGCGCTCGCCTCCTGCCTGGAAGCCGTGCTGGGGAGCCGCAGCAATGCCAACCGCGTCTTCGAGATCCTGGAGCTGCTGGCG ggccaggaggaggaggaggccgtGCTCTGCGCCGCCAGGACCTGCAGCCGGCTCTTCGGGGCGCTGCTGGAGCGGGGGGAGCTGTTCGTGGGCCAGCTGCCCGCCGAGGAGGCCTCTCTGGCCG ATAACTACAGCGCTGAGGACAAATACAAGATATGGATGAGGCACCGCTACAAGGACTGCGTGGATTGCTTGGGAGAGCTGATGGGCCACGATGCCTTCCAGGTCAAG gagttgTCACTCTGCACCCTCATGAAGTTCGTTGAGTTGGAAGCACAATATCCTTTGATCAAAGTAGAGTGGAAAGGAAGTTTAACTTTTCCTCGTGAACTGCTTAAG GTGGTTGTTGATGGCTTACTGCCTTTAAATGAGGACGCTTCACTCCTGATCTCTCGCTTTCAAGAATATATGGAGTATGATGACATTCGGTACTTTGTCATGAAGGCGGTCACCGAGAGTATCGGACAAGTCATGCAGAAGACAAAAGAG AGGCCGCTGCCATTTTACCAGCAGAACGTATTTTCCCTCATTTCACCCATTAACATGCCGAACAAAGAGAGTGACATGGTCAAATTTATGGCAAAGCAAG ATAACTGGGAGGAATTGAAAGTGTCGAAGCTGCAG GCACACAAGCAGGCGTTTCAAAAAATGTGGCTCGGTTTTTTGAAGCACAAG CTGCCCACTGGCCTTTACAAAAAAGTTCTTGTCATTCTGCATGACTCCATCCTGCCTTACATGAATGAACCCACTCTCATGATAGACTTCTTGACAGTGGCCTATGGCATAG GTGGAGCAATTAGTCTTCTAGCTTTAAATGGATTATTTATTCTGATTCATCAGCATAATCT GGAATATCCTGACTTTTACAAAAAGCTGTACAGTCTTTTAGACCCTTCTATATATCACGTGAAGTACCGAGCCCGCTTTTTCCatttggctgatctgtttttGTCTTCATC TCACTTGCCGGCATACCTGGTGGCAGCGTTTATAAAGCGGCTCTCCCGTCTGGCCCTGACTGCTCCTCCTGAGGCTCTCCTCATGGTCATCCCCTTCATCTGTAATCTCTTTCGGAGGCACCCCGCATGCAAAGTGCTGGTACACAGACCTAATGGGCCAGAAG ATATGTCAGAAGATCCGTATAttatggaggaggaggagccaTCCGCAAGCAGAGCTTTGGAGAGCTGTCTCTGGGAGATCCAG TCTCTACAAAACCATTATCACCCAGACGTGGCCAAGGCGGCTGCTGTCCTGAACCAGTCGCTGTCTGAAATAGAGGATGACATATCAGGGCTCCTGGAGCTCTCAGCTTATGAG ctttttgatagagaagtaaagaaaaacGTTGCTGATGTGCCCCTGGAGTTTGAGCAAATACGAGGTttgtttgggaagaaaaatgatattttttcagAGCACTTCACTTTAGATTGA